The region TCAAATGGAACATTCCAAAACGGCAAATGAGACTTCTAAACCGGGACGGAGGGAATATATATTATTAGGATATGCTACTACATCAGTCCCTGTATTAGGCCCCGTATTAGTTGTTATCTTGCGTTAAGCTTAGCTTACATAGATATATACTTGAAATATGCTATTACCAGTTATTACATCAACTTCTTTTTACCTgagaaatttgaaatttttagtaATATTTTGACATATACGATTGAAGGTTTAATAATGAATTGAAACATAAGATAAATTTGGTAAGTAATTGATCTAGATGGTACacaaattatctttttttatataatttggtgatcaaattttaattttttaccaatttgatcactaaattttatttttatttcacaGGCCAAAATATGTATACATAACATAGCAATAAAAGTTTACTTTTCTTATtctgaaaacttgtcaattaAGTATATATCAatggattaattcctaaaaaaatcacgaactttacacgaaatttcattttaatcatgacctttaaaagttgccatttaaaggcacgaattttcatattgtttcaaattcatcatttcagtgtatttttattgactaaattcttcattaaaccattaatgaaagacccaagttattaatccacatcaaatcttattatctttcagttagagtatctatgattaggaatttttagtcagataaaatacaccgaattttactttggtgatagatttgaaataaaatgaaagtttgtgcttttaaatgacaacttttaaaggtcataattaaaatgaaactctgtgtaaagttcgtgatttttttaggaattaaccttatatcaatatatattatgATATAGGGATGTGATGCATCGGTGTTGCTAGCATCACCTAGTAACAGTGCGGAGAAGGATCATCCAGATAATCTTTCACTGGCCGGAGACGGGTTCGACACGGTGGTGAAGGCTAAAGCTGCGGTGGATAGTGTTCCTCAATGCAAGAACAAAGTTTCATGTGCTGATATTCTAGCTCTTGCTACTAGGGATGTCATCAACTTGGTATATATATTCATGCTAAAATCTTAACTTTCCAATTTGCTTATATTTCTTTTGTTAGCATATATATAAGTTATTATATAATAAGGAGTAGTCACACATTTTCTATACGACATTCAATTTAATTAGCATGATTTACACTAGCTTCGTAATGAAATGGAAAATTCAgaataattaaatgaaaagaatGTACAATTTTGACTAAAAAAATAAgggaaactaattttttttctatcgACAATTTTAGTTCAtttgtcatatatatataatgatttttaaattttttcagttAGGTTCTTCATTATTTTAACTCACAACTCGTCTAGAGCTAATGTTTCATAATGGTGTATGTCTGTGTATTTATTTATCCTACTTTCTAAAACGTCACGTCAGTTCCAAATGGGTGATAAGTATATTTGACAACACTCAAAATGTTGGATCAAACATTGGATGATTTTATATAAGGTAATGAGAAACACAAATTGTTATTTATTAGACATTTTAGAATTTGAATTTTCTATGATCATTCATTTTTTGTCATGTGTCTTCCAATCCAGTTACAtcaactcaaaaaaaaaaacatttgaaaatttATGAGCGAGTTTAATAAAGACATTCAATAAAAATTTAGCAACTTAACTGTAATACATTTAAATAGTTGAGTGACTCAAAAGTTCAATAAATGAAGGGTCATTTAGTCTATGAAGTTGCGACTCTGATCAATTAAGAACAatacttttatatttaaatcagTTAAATACAAAGTTGAATTACCTAGtccttaaatatatttatattggataattttatcttaatctgatcaaaaaaatagaaacaataGTACTTAATTAGTTGATCAAAATAACTGAGAGTGAGTTATCTTAACTCCGaatcacaaatttaaaaaccGAATTTTCCCTTTCCGCAAAGTTGCAggtataaatatattaataccTGCAACttagtataatttataattgcaGGCAGGGGGACCATTTTATGGAGTTGAATTGGGAAGGCGTGACGGGAGAATTTCAACAAAAGCTGGCGTTCAACGGAAACTACCCGGCCCTCACTTTAATTTAACTCAGTTAAATTCCCTCTTTGCTTCTCATTCTCTTTCTCAGACTGACATGATTGCTTTATCAGGTAGTATCTTTTTTATATTACTGTTTGCACTCTAGATCAACAATTTTACAACTTTTAGATATATTTATTGTATcagtttttataaattcaaataataattagcttttattttatattaaaaaaactaacttcTAAAAGGTAGGCGTGTTCGGAATGGTGTTAATCGGACCtggtatttttatatgaaagttcaaatttatttttatgatttgaatctggttcataaattaaatttatgcgGATTTGGACATATGATCTTTTTTCAAACCTATGtgaaaatttaactaaaatcacaattttaaGCTCATttgtaaacaaaaaaaaactactatATTTTAATTCGAGTTTTCAAATTGGATTTAGTTGAAAAATCAGTTATTCGAATTCGATTGGGATcactttaataatagttttaaggaattaaaatggatcaattttaataaagtaAAGGGACTCAATCTCTAtgattaataaattgaaaaggtAAGGATTTAATATCAACAAACATTATAGGACCCTAAAAATTGACTGccatattaataaatataggactaatcaccaaaaaatgcatGATGTTTAATAAAagagttaattgcaaattaaatcacgaactttatataATTACAACACGAATTTTGAGGCTTCGCAATACCGtgactttttaattatttgcaatcaatcttttgatttttattaggTTCTATGCAATTAGCCACAACAGTTCTATACAACCGGATTGTACGagattataaaaagaaaaaaaaatcaaaagtcaCATATAATATTgcaaaaactaataaaatatagttaattaattaaattataaatttttactaAAGTCAAGTatgtttttagtaattaatcCATTAATTGTTGAATGAAATTTACAGGTGCACATACACTTGGATTCTCTCATTGCAGCCGATTCTCAAAAAGAATCTACAATTACACCCCTAAAAACAGAATCGATCCAACACTCAATTTCCAATACGCAATTCAACTCAGACAAATGTGTCCTACACGAGTTGACTCACGAATCGCCATTAACATGGACCCAACAACACCACAATTATTCGACAATGCTTACTTCAAAAACCTTCAGCAAGGAAAAGGATTGTTCACATCCGATCAGATTCTGTATACTGATCCGAGATCGAGACCGACTGTTAATCTCTTTGCTTCCAACAATGTCGCCTTTCAAAATGCTTTTATTTCCGCCATTCAAAAGCTCGGCCGAGTCGGGGTCTTGACGGGAACAAAAGGCGAAATCAGGAATGACTGTAGCCGTATAAACTAGAAATTTTAGACTATTTTTTTTAGCAAAGGGTCATCTCGGTTTCTAAATTTGTATGTCGGGATCAATTAAgtcacaattaattattttaaataagtaaAGATCATTGTCTccatttttaggtcaattaagtctcaaattgtaaaagaaacgcGATGATCTAATTTTTAgacttaatcatttaaaaatagagagtattgttttaattgatccaaaaaataaaatgttgtttTTAATAGATTGAAATAGCTAAGTGTAAATTAATTGAGTATGATGCACAATTTGATTCTTATTTATTTAGATAACTTTCtgttaagttttttattttatttttttcatttagaacCAATAAAATCTTAGCTTAATTAGGATAGAAAGTTCGTGTGCTTCTTGCTAAAGACTGTCTTTTTTgtaatttggaaataaattaaaatgtaaatttttaatcgTCGACTGGTTGATGATACTCATAATTTCGTTTATCAAAGTGTTTGAATTCTCTCAATCGTGACTCTAAAACAGCGTAATAGGCTTGAGCAACATTTaaagaaattagaaaattaaatattcattttatCACTCCAATTtgacataataaattaaataagatcAAATTCGTAGTTTGgacaaaaacactaaaaaaattaatgttttaacTCATTTTACAATTTCATCTGAAGTGACATAAAATGATTGGAGCGTTATATATAAACGGAAATTGAGATAGTGGGAAATTATTGGACAATTTAGAACTGAAAGGATAAAACGAGTAAAAActtatattttgaaaac is a window of Mercurialis annua linkage group LG2, ddMerAnnu1.2, whole genome shotgun sequence DNA encoding:
- the LOC126667094 gene encoding peroxidase 16, yielding MMKTQNRFLIVVLSILFVSTCVSAQLTANYYSKTCPNVESIVRSAVLKKFQQTFVTVPATLRLFFHDCFVRGCDASVLLASPSNSAEKDHPDNLSLAGDGFDTVVKAKAAVDSVPQCKNKVSCADILALATRDVINLAGGPFYGVELGRRDGRISTKAGVQRKLPGPHFNLTQLNSLFASHSLSQTDMIALSGAHTLGFSHCSRFSKRIYNYTPKNRIDPTLNFQYAIQLRQMCPTRVDSRIAINMDPTTPQLFDNAYFKNLQQGKGLFTSDQILYTDPRSRPTVNLFASNNVAFQNAFISAIQKLGRVGVLTGTKGEIRNDCSRIN